From a region of the Etheostoma cragini isolate CJK2018 chromosome 20, CSU_Ecrag_1.0, whole genome shotgun sequence genome:
- the LOC117936123 gene encoding neurofilament heavy polypeptide-like isoform X7, with protein sequence MQLVPLLKKEYVNVLKTEVPDISKVKAKTEHAKKVALHKEPKKEQKEKIEAKAAKPEVPKEKTKAAPSKKEAVVQKEKAKPVVLKKEQEETPRNVSLVKQQAKRVPLKKEVKAPKEKVKVVSAKKEPAPLKTRPARFVKEAEVPQKNVTITKEKVKVVPLKKGAEVLKEKKVKPVPSSKEAVVKEKAKVSKKELEEKRVLDKKAPEVAKEKPKPAHEKRAPSKTKDEIKKEKVKSLLKTKEPKVPEDKLKPAREKALLRKKAKPAHVKKEMETPIEKEKLAAVKKVDKKAAKEDKTREDRVLKEIQAPAKKEKPAEKKVAKEEKIKAEPSVSDSFQMEEELPYFQCFFVDEDEAQFPFYAFSPLHI encoded by the exons ATGCAGCTAGTTCCTCTCCTGAAAAAGGAGTATGTGAATGTTCTAAAAACAG AAGTTCCTGACATTTCTAAGGTGAAAGCCAAAACAGAACATGCTAAGAAAG TGGCCCTTCACAAGGAGCCCAAGAaggaacaaaaggaaaagattGAAGCCAAAGCCGCCAAACCAG AGGTTCCAAAGGAGAAGACCAAAGCGGCTCCTTCTAAGAAAG AAGCTGTtgttcaaaaagaaaaggccaaACCAGTCGTCTTGAAAAAAG AACAAGAGGAGACTCCCAGAAATGTCTCTCTGGTTAAACAGCAAGCCAAAAGAGTGCCTTTGAAAAAAG aaGTCAAAGCACCCAAAGAGAAAGTGAAGGTGGTTTCTGCAAAGAAAG AACCCGCTCCACTCAAGACAAGGCCAGCCCGTTTTGTCAAAG AAGCAGAagtaccacaaaaaaatgtcacaattacAAAGGAGAAGGTGAAGGTTGTGCCACTGAAGAAAG GAGCTGAGGTTCTCAAGGAAAAGAAGGTCAAGCCAGTCCCTTCCTCAAAAG aagctgttgtgaaagaaaaggcaaaagtCTCAAAGAAAG AACTTGAGGAAAAGCGGGTTCTCGACAAAAAAG CACCTGAAGTTGCAAAAGAGAAGCCTAAGCCAGCTCATGAGAAGCGAG CTCCTTCTAAAACAAAGGATGAAATCAAGAAGGAAAAGGTCAAATCCCTTCTAAAGACAAAAG AGCCCAAAGTTCCAGAGGATAAACTCAAACCAGCTCGtgaaaaag CATTGTTGAGGAAAAAGGCCAAACCAGCTCATGTAAAGAAAG AAATGGAGACTCCCATAGAAAAGGAGAAACTCGCTGCAGTGAAAAAAG TTGACAAGAAGGCAGCCAAAGAAGATAAAACTAGAG AGGACAGAGTTCTCAAAGAGATACAGGCGCCAGCAAAGAAAG AAAAACCTGCTGAGAAGAAAGTTGCCAaggaggagaaaataaaag caGAGCCTTCTGTATCAGACAGCTTTCAAATGGAAG AAGAGCTGCCCTACTTCCAGTGTTTCTTTGTGGACGAGGACGAGGCCCAGTTTCCTTTCTACGCCTTCTCACCGCTGCACATTTGA
- the LOC117936123 gene encoding muscle M-line assembly protein unc-89-like isoform X2 — protein sequence MQLVPLLKKEYVNVLKTEVPDISKVKAKTEHAKKVALHKEPKKEQKEKIEAKAAKPEVPKEKTKAAPSKKAVVQKEKAKPVVLKKEQEETPRNVSLVKQQAKRVPLKKEVKAPKEKVKVVSAKKASEVSNQKLKLAVTKREPAPLKTRPARFVKEAEVPQKNVTITKEKVKVVPLKKGAEVLKEKKVKPVPSSKAPVIKAKPRSPEKKKEAVVKEKAKVSKKELEEKRVLDKKAPEVAKEKPKPAHEKRAPSKTKDEIKKEKVKSLLKTKEPKVPEDKLKPAREKALLRKKAKPAHVKKEMETPIEKEKLAAVKKVDKKAAKEDKTREDRVLKEIQAPAKKEKPAEKKVAKEEKIKAEPSVSDSFQMEEELPYFQCFFVDEDEAQFPFYAFSPLHI from the exons ATGCAGCTAGTTCCTCTCCTGAAAAAGGAGTATGTGAATGTTCTAAAAACAG AAGTTCCTGACATTTCTAAGGTGAAAGCCAAAACAGAACATGCTAAGAAAG TGGCCCTTCACAAGGAGCCCAAGAaggaacaaaaggaaaagattGAAGCCAAAGCCGCCAAACCAG AGGTTCCAAAGGAGAAGACCAAAGCGGCTCCTTCTAAGAAAG CTGTtgttcaaaaagaaaaggccaaACCAGTCGTCTTGAAAAAAG AACAAGAGGAGACTCCCAGAAATGTCTCTCTGGTTAAACAGCAAGCCAAAAGAGTGCCTTTGAAAAAAG aaGTCAAAGCACCCAAAGAGAAAGTGAAGGTGGTTTCTGCAAAGAAAG CATCCGAGGTGTCAAACCAGAAGCTTAAACTAGCTGTGACAAAGAGAG AACCCGCTCCACTCAAGACAAGGCCAGCCCGTTTTGTCAAAG AAGCAGAagtaccacaaaaaaatgtcacaattacAAAGGAGAAGGTGAAGGTTGTGCCACTGAAGAAAG GAGCTGAGGTTCTCAAGGAAAAGAAGGTCAAGCCAGTCCCTTCCTCAAAAG CACCTGTTATTAAAGCAAAACCTAGATCTcctgaaaagaagaaag aagctgttgtgaaagaaaaggcaaaagtCTCAAAGAAAG AACTTGAGGAAAAGCGGGTTCTCGACAAAAAAG CACCTGAAGTTGCAAAAGAGAAGCCTAAGCCAGCTCATGAGAAGCGAG CTCCTTCTAAAACAAAGGATGAAATCAAGAAGGAAAAGGTCAAATCCCTTCTAAAGACAAAAG AGCCCAAAGTTCCAGAGGATAAACTCAAACCAGCTCGtgaaaaag CATTGTTGAGGAAAAAGGCCAAACCAGCTCATGTAAAGAAAG AAATGGAGACTCCCATAGAAAAGGAGAAACTCGCTGCAGTGAAAAAAG TTGACAAGAAGGCAGCCAAAGAAGATAAAACTAGAG AGGACAGAGTTCTCAAAGAGATACAGGCGCCAGCAAAGAAAG AAAAACCTGCTGAGAAGAAAGTTGCCAaggaggagaaaataaaag caGAGCCTTCTGTATCAGACAGCTTTCAAATGGAAG AAGAGCTGCCCTACTTCCAGTGTTTCTTTGTGGACGAGGACGAGGCCCAGTTTCCTTTCTACGCCTTCTCACCGCTGCACATTTGA
- the LOC117936123 gene encoding neurofilament heavy polypeptide-like isoform X3, with protein sequence MQLVPLLKKEYVNVLKTEVPDISKVKAKTEHAKKVALHKEPKKEQKEKIEAKAAKPEVPKEKTKAAPSKKEAVVQKEKAKPVVLKKEQEETPRNVSLVKQQAKRVPLKKEVKAPKEKVKVVSAKKASEVSNQKLKLAVTKREPAPLKTRPARFVKEAEVPQKNVTITKEKVKVVPLKKGAEVLKEKKVKPVPSSKAPVIKAKPRSPEKKKEAVVKEKAKVSKKELEEKRVLDKKAPEVAKEKPKPAHEKRAPSKTKDEIKKEKVKSLLKTKEPKVPEDKLKPAREKALLRKKAKPAHVKKEMETPIEKEKLAAVKKVDKKAAKEDKTREDRVLKEIQAPAKKEKPAEKKVAKEEKIKEPSVSDSFQMEEELPYFQCFFVDEDEAQFPFYAFSPLHI encoded by the exons ATGCAGCTAGTTCCTCTCCTGAAAAAGGAGTATGTGAATGTTCTAAAAACAG AAGTTCCTGACATTTCTAAGGTGAAAGCCAAAACAGAACATGCTAAGAAAG TGGCCCTTCACAAGGAGCCCAAGAaggaacaaaaggaaaagattGAAGCCAAAGCCGCCAAACCAG AGGTTCCAAAGGAGAAGACCAAAGCGGCTCCTTCTAAGAAAG AAGCTGTtgttcaaaaagaaaaggccaaACCAGTCGTCTTGAAAAAAG AACAAGAGGAGACTCCCAGAAATGTCTCTCTGGTTAAACAGCAAGCCAAAAGAGTGCCTTTGAAAAAAG aaGTCAAAGCACCCAAAGAGAAAGTGAAGGTGGTTTCTGCAAAGAAAG CATCCGAGGTGTCAAACCAGAAGCTTAAACTAGCTGTGACAAAGAGAG AACCCGCTCCACTCAAGACAAGGCCAGCCCGTTTTGTCAAAG AAGCAGAagtaccacaaaaaaatgtcacaattacAAAGGAGAAGGTGAAGGTTGTGCCACTGAAGAAAG GAGCTGAGGTTCTCAAGGAAAAGAAGGTCAAGCCAGTCCCTTCCTCAAAAG CACCTGTTATTAAAGCAAAACCTAGATCTcctgaaaagaagaaag aagctgttgtgaaagaaaaggcaaaagtCTCAAAGAAAG AACTTGAGGAAAAGCGGGTTCTCGACAAAAAAG CACCTGAAGTTGCAAAAGAGAAGCCTAAGCCAGCTCATGAGAAGCGAG CTCCTTCTAAAACAAAGGATGAAATCAAGAAGGAAAAGGTCAAATCCCTTCTAAAGACAAAAG AGCCCAAAGTTCCAGAGGATAAACTCAAACCAGCTCGtgaaaaag CATTGTTGAGGAAAAAGGCCAAACCAGCTCATGTAAAGAAAG AAATGGAGACTCCCATAGAAAAGGAGAAACTCGCTGCAGTGAAAAAAG TTGACAAGAAGGCAGCCAAAGAAGATAAAACTAGAG AGGACAGAGTTCTCAAAGAGATACAGGCGCCAGCAAAGAAAG AAAAACCTGCTGAGAAGAAAGTTGCCAaggaggagaaaataaaag AGCCTTCTGTATCAGACAGCTTTCAAATGGAAG AAGAGCTGCCCTACTTCCAGTGTTTCTTTGTGGACGAGGACGAGGCCCAGTTTCCTTTCTACGCCTTCTCACCGCTGCACATTTGA
- the LOC117936123 gene encoding muscle M-line assembly protein unc-89-like isoform X6 has translation MQLVPLLKKEYVNVLKTEVPDISKVKAKTEHAKKVALHKEPKKEQKEKIEAKAAKPEVPKEKTKAAPSKKEAVVQKEKAKPVVLKKEQEETPRNVSLVKQQAKRVPLKKEVKAPKEKVKVVSAKKASEVSNQKLKLAVTKREPAPLKTRPARFVKEAEVPQKNVTITKEKVKVVPLKKGAEVLKEKKVKPVPSSKAPVIKAKPRSPEKKKEAVVKEKAKVSKKELEEKRVLDKKAPEVAKEKPKPAHEKRAPSKTKDEIKKEKVKSLLKTKEPKVPEDKLKPAREKEMETPIEKEKLAAVKKVDKKAAKEDKTREDRVLKEIQAPAKKEKPAEKKVAKEEKIKEPSVSDSFQMEEELPYFQCFFVDEDEAQFPFYAFSPLHI, from the exons ATGCAGCTAGTTCCTCTCCTGAAAAAGGAGTATGTGAATGTTCTAAAAACAG AAGTTCCTGACATTTCTAAGGTGAAAGCCAAAACAGAACATGCTAAGAAAG TGGCCCTTCACAAGGAGCCCAAGAaggaacaaaaggaaaagattGAAGCCAAAGCCGCCAAACCAG AGGTTCCAAAGGAGAAGACCAAAGCGGCTCCTTCTAAGAAAG AAGCTGTtgttcaaaaagaaaaggccaaACCAGTCGTCTTGAAAAAAG AACAAGAGGAGACTCCCAGAAATGTCTCTCTGGTTAAACAGCAAGCCAAAAGAGTGCCTTTGAAAAAAG aaGTCAAAGCACCCAAAGAGAAAGTGAAGGTGGTTTCTGCAAAGAAAG CATCCGAGGTGTCAAACCAGAAGCTTAAACTAGCTGTGACAAAGAGAG AACCCGCTCCACTCAAGACAAGGCCAGCCCGTTTTGTCAAAG AAGCAGAagtaccacaaaaaaatgtcacaattacAAAGGAGAAGGTGAAGGTTGTGCCACTGAAGAAAG GAGCTGAGGTTCTCAAGGAAAAGAAGGTCAAGCCAGTCCCTTCCTCAAAAG CACCTGTTATTAAAGCAAAACCTAGATCTcctgaaaagaagaaag aagctgttgtgaaagaaaaggcaaaagtCTCAAAGAAAG AACTTGAGGAAAAGCGGGTTCTCGACAAAAAAG CACCTGAAGTTGCAAAAGAGAAGCCTAAGCCAGCTCATGAGAAGCGAG CTCCTTCTAAAACAAAGGATGAAATCAAGAAGGAAAAGGTCAAATCCCTTCTAAAGACAAAAG AGCCCAAAGTTCCAGAGGATAAACTCAAACCAGCTCGtgaaaaag AAATGGAGACTCCCATAGAAAAGGAGAAACTCGCTGCAGTGAAAAAAG TTGACAAGAAGGCAGCCAAAGAAGATAAAACTAGAG AGGACAGAGTTCTCAAAGAGATACAGGCGCCAGCAAAGAAAG AAAAACCTGCTGAGAAGAAAGTTGCCAaggaggagaaaataaaag AGCCTTCTGTATCAGACAGCTTTCAAATGGAAG AAGAGCTGCCCTACTTCCAGTGTTTCTTTGTGGACGAGGACGAGGCCCAGTTTCCTTTCTACGCCTTCTCACCGCTGCACATTTGA
- the LOC117936123 gene encoding neurofilament heavy polypeptide-like isoform X5 has product MQLVPLLKKEYVNVLKTEVPDISKVKAKTEHAKKVALHKEPKKEQKEKIEAKAAKPEVPKEKTKAAPSKKEAVVQKEKAKPVVLKKEQEETPRNVSLVKQQAKRVPLKKEVKAPKEKVKVVSAKKASEVSNQKLKLAVTKREPAPLKTRPARFVKEAEVPQKNVTITKEKVKVVPLKKGAEVLKEKKVKPVPSSKEAVVKEKAKVSKKELEEKRVLDKKAPEVAKEKPKPAHEKRAPSKTKDEIKKEKVKSLLKTKEPKVPEDKLKPAREKALLRKKAKPAHVKKEMETPIEKEKLAAVKKVDKKAAKEDKTREDRVLKEIQAPAKKEKPAEKKVAKEEKIKAEPSVSDSFQMEEELPYFQCFFVDEDEAQFPFYAFSPLHI; this is encoded by the exons ATGCAGCTAGTTCCTCTCCTGAAAAAGGAGTATGTGAATGTTCTAAAAACAG AAGTTCCTGACATTTCTAAGGTGAAAGCCAAAACAGAACATGCTAAGAAAG TGGCCCTTCACAAGGAGCCCAAGAaggaacaaaaggaaaagattGAAGCCAAAGCCGCCAAACCAG AGGTTCCAAAGGAGAAGACCAAAGCGGCTCCTTCTAAGAAAG AAGCTGTtgttcaaaaagaaaaggccaaACCAGTCGTCTTGAAAAAAG AACAAGAGGAGACTCCCAGAAATGTCTCTCTGGTTAAACAGCAAGCCAAAAGAGTGCCTTTGAAAAAAG aaGTCAAAGCACCCAAAGAGAAAGTGAAGGTGGTTTCTGCAAAGAAAG CATCCGAGGTGTCAAACCAGAAGCTTAAACTAGCTGTGACAAAGAGAG AACCCGCTCCACTCAAGACAAGGCCAGCCCGTTTTGTCAAAG AAGCAGAagtaccacaaaaaaatgtcacaattacAAAGGAGAAGGTGAAGGTTGTGCCACTGAAGAAAG GAGCTGAGGTTCTCAAGGAAAAGAAGGTCAAGCCAGTCCCTTCCTCAAAAG aagctgttgtgaaagaaaaggcaaaagtCTCAAAGAAAG AACTTGAGGAAAAGCGGGTTCTCGACAAAAAAG CACCTGAAGTTGCAAAAGAGAAGCCTAAGCCAGCTCATGAGAAGCGAG CTCCTTCTAAAACAAAGGATGAAATCAAGAAGGAAAAGGTCAAATCCCTTCTAAAGACAAAAG AGCCCAAAGTTCCAGAGGATAAACTCAAACCAGCTCGtgaaaaag CATTGTTGAGGAAAAAGGCCAAACCAGCTCATGTAAAGAAAG AAATGGAGACTCCCATAGAAAAGGAGAAACTCGCTGCAGTGAAAAAAG TTGACAAGAAGGCAGCCAAAGAAGATAAAACTAGAG AGGACAGAGTTCTCAAAGAGATACAGGCGCCAGCAAAGAAAG AAAAACCTGCTGAGAAGAAAGTTGCCAaggaggagaaaataaaag caGAGCCTTCTGTATCAGACAGCTTTCAAATGGAAG AAGAGCTGCCCTACTTCCAGTGTTTCTTTGTGGACGAGGACGAGGCCCAGTTTCCTTTCTACGCCTTCTCACCGCTGCACATTTGA
- the LOC117936123 gene encoding neurofilament heavy polypeptide-like isoform X1: protein MQLVPLLKKEYVNVLKTEVPDISKVKAKTEHAKKVALHKEPKKEQKEKIEAKAAKPEVPKEKTKAAPSKKEAVVQKEKAKPVVLKKEQEETPRNVSLVKQQAKRVPLKKEVKAPKEKVKVVSAKKASEVSNQKLKLAVTKREPAPLKTRPARFVKEAEVPQKNVTITKEKVKVVPLKKGAEVLKEKKVKPVPSSKAPVIKAKPRSPEKKKEAVVKEKAKVSKKELEEKRVLDKKAPEVAKEKPKPAHEKRAPSKTKDEIKKEKVKSLLKTKEPKVPEDKLKPAREKALLRKKAKPAHVKKEMETPIEKEKLAAVKKVDKKAAKEDKTREDRVLKEIQAPAKKEKPAEKKVAKEEKIKAEPSVSDSFQMEEELPYFQCFFVDEDEAQFPFYAFSPLHI from the exons ATGCAGCTAGTTCCTCTCCTGAAAAAGGAGTATGTGAATGTTCTAAAAACAG AAGTTCCTGACATTTCTAAGGTGAAAGCCAAAACAGAACATGCTAAGAAAG TGGCCCTTCACAAGGAGCCCAAGAaggaacaaaaggaaaagattGAAGCCAAAGCCGCCAAACCAG AGGTTCCAAAGGAGAAGACCAAAGCGGCTCCTTCTAAGAAAG AAGCTGTtgttcaaaaagaaaaggccaaACCAGTCGTCTTGAAAAAAG AACAAGAGGAGACTCCCAGAAATGTCTCTCTGGTTAAACAGCAAGCCAAAAGAGTGCCTTTGAAAAAAG aaGTCAAAGCACCCAAAGAGAAAGTGAAGGTGGTTTCTGCAAAGAAAG CATCCGAGGTGTCAAACCAGAAGCTTAAACTAGCTGTGACAAAGAGAG AACCCGCTCCACTCAAGACAAGGCCAGCCCGTTTTGTCAAAG AAGCAGAagtaccacaaaaaaatgtcacaattacAAAGGAGAAGGTGAAGGTTGTGCCACTGAAGAAAG GAGCTGAGGTTCTCAAGGAAAAGAAGGTCAAGCCAGTCCCTTCCTCAAAAG CACCTGTTATTAAAGCAAAACCTAGATCTcctgaaaagaagaaag aagctgttgtgaaagaaaaggcaaaagtCTCAAAGAAAG AACTTGAGGAAAAGCGGGTTCTCGACAAAAAAG CACCTGAAGTTGCAAAAGAGAAGCCTAAGCCAGCTCATGAGAAGCGAG CTCCTTCTAAAACAAAGGATGAAATCAAGAAGGAAAAGGTCAAATCCCTTCTAAAGACAAAAG AGCCCAAAGTTCCAGAGGATAAACTCAAACCAGCTCGtgaaaaag CATTGTTGAGGAAAAAGGCCAAACCAGCTCATGTAAAGAAAG AAATGGAGACTCCCATAGAAAAGGAGAAACTCGCTGCAGTGAAAAAAG TTGACAAGAAGGCAGCCAAAGAAGATAAAACTAGAG AGGACAGAGTTCTCAAAGAGATACAGGCGCCAGCAAAGAAAG AAAAACCTGCTGAGAAGAAAGTTGCCAaggaggagaaaataaaag caGAGCCTTCTGTATCAGACAGCTTTCAAATGGAAG AAGAGCTGCCCTACTTCCAGTGTTTCTTTGTGGACGAGGACGAGGCCCAGTTTCCTTTCTACGCCTTCTCACCGCTGCACATTTGA
- the LOC117936123 gene encoding neurofilament heavy polypeptide-like isoform X9 — MQLVPLLKKEYVNVLKTEVPDISKVKAKTEHAKKVALHKEPKKEQKEKIEAKAAKPEVPKEKTKAAPSKKEAVVQKEKAKPVVLKKEQEETPRNVSLVKQQAKRVPLKKEVKAPKEKVKVVSAKKASEVSNQKLKLAVTKREPAPLKTRPARFVKEAEVPQKNVTITKEKVKVVPLKKGAEVLKEKKVKPVPSSKAPVIKAKPRSPEKKKEAVVKEKAKVSKKELEEKRVLDKKAPEVAKEKPKPAHEKREMETPIEKEKLAAVKKVDKKAAKEDKTREDRVLKEIQAPAKKEKPAEKKVAKEEKIKEPSVSDSFQMEEELPYFQCFFVDEDEAQFPFYAFSPLHI; from the exons ATGCAGCTAGTTCCTCTCCTGAAAAAGGAGTATGTGAATGTTCTAAAAACAG AAGTTCCTGACATTTCTAAGGTGAAAGCCAAAACAGAACATGCTAAGAAAG TGGCCCTTCACAAGGAGCCCAAGAaggaacaaaaggaaaagattGAAGCCAAAGCCGCCAAACCAG AGGTTCCAAAGGAGAAGACCAAAGCGGCTCCTTCTAAGAAAG AAGCTGTtgttcaaaaagaaaaggccaaACCAGTCGTCTTGAAAAAAG AACAAGAGGAGACTCCCAGAAATGTCTCTCTGGTTAAACAGCAAGCCAAAAGAGTGCCTTTGAAAAAAG aaGTCAAAGCACCCAAAGAGAAAGTGAAGGTGGTTTCTGCAAAGAAAG CATCCGAGGTGTCAAACCAGAAGCTTAAACTAGCTGTGACAAAGAGAG AACCCGCTCCACTCAAGACAAGGCCAGCCCGTTTTGTCAAAG AAGCAGAagtaccacaaaaaaatgtcacaattacAAAGGAGAAGGTGAAGGTTGTGCCACTGAAGAAAG GAGCTGAGGTTCTCAAGGAAAAGAAGGTCAAGCCAGTCCCTTCCTCAAAAG CACCTGTTATTAAAGCAAAACCTAGATCTcctgaaaagaagaaag aagctgttgtgaaagaaaaggcaaaagtCTCAAAGAAAG AACTTGAGGAAAAGCGGGTTCTCGACAAAAAAG CACCTGAAGTTGCAAAAGAGAAGCCTAAGCCAGCTCATGAGAAGCGAG AAATGGAGACTCCCATAGAAAAGGAGAAACTCGCTGCAGTGAAAAAAG TTGACAAGAAGGCAGCCAAAGAAGATAAAACTAGAG AGGACAGAGTTCTCAAAGAGATACAGGCGCCAGCAAAGAAAG AAAAACCTGCTGAGAAGAAAGTTGCCAaggaggagaaaataaaag AGCCTTCTGTATCAGACAGCTTTCAAATGGAAG AAGAGCTGCCCTACTTCCAGTGTTTCTTTGTGGACGAGGACGAGGCCCAGTTTCCTTTCTACGCCTTCTCACCGCTGCACATTTGA
- the LOC117936123 gene encoding neurofilament heavy polypeptide-like isoform X8 translates to MQLVPLLKKEYVNVLKTEVPDISKVKAKTEHAKKVALHKEPKKEQKEKIEAKAAKPEVPKEKTKAAPSKKEAVVQKEKAKPVVLKKEQEETPRNVSLVKQQAKRVPLKKEVKAPKEKVKVVSAKKASEVSNQKLKLAVTKREPAPLKTRPARFVKEAEVPQKNVTITKEKVKVVPLKKGAEVLKEKKVKPVPSSKAPVIKAKPRSPEKKKEAVVKEKAKVSKKELEEKRVLDKKAPEVAKEKPKPAHEKREMETPIEKEKLAAVKKVDKKAAKEDKTREDRVLKEIQAPAKKEKPAEKKVAKEEKIKAEPSVSDSFQMEEELPYFQCFFVDEDEAQFPFYAFSPLHI, encoded by the exons ATGCAGCTAGTTCCTCTCCTGAAAAAGGAGTATGTGAATGTTCTAAAAACAG AAGTTCCTGACATTTCTAAGGTGAAAGCCAAAACAGAACATGCTAAGAAAG TGGCCCTTCACAAGGAGCCCAAGAaggaacaaaaggaaaagattGAAGCCAAAGCCGCCAAACCAG AGGTTCCAAAGGAGAAGACCAAAGCGGCTCCTTCTAAGAAAG AAGCTGTtgttcaaaaagaaaaggccaaACCAGTCGTCTTGAAAAAAG AACAAGAGGAGACTCCCAGAAATGTCTCTCTGGTTAAACAGCAAGCCAAAAGAGTGCCTTTGAAAAAAG aaGTCAAAGCACCCAAAGAGAAAGTGAAGGTGGTTTCTGCAAAGAAAG CATCCGAGGTGTCAAACCAGAAGCTTAAACTAGCTGTGACAAAGAGAG AACCCGCTCCACTCAAGACAAGGCCAGCCCGTTTTGTCAAAG AAGCAGAagtaccacaaaaaaatgtcacaattacAAAGGAGAAGGTGAAGGTTGTGCCACTGAAGAAAG GAGCTGAGGTTCTCAAGGAAAAGAAGGTCAAGCCAGTCCCTTCCTCAAAAG CACCTGTTATTAAAGCAAAACCTAGATCTcctgaaaagaagaaag aagctgttgtgaaagaaaaggcaaaagtCTCAAAGAAAG AACTTGAGGAAAAGCGGGTTCTCGACAAAAAAG CACCTGAAGTTGCAAAAGAGAAGCCTAAGCCAGCTCATGAGAAGCGAG AAATGGAGACTCCCATAGAAAAGGAGAAACTCGCTGCAGTGAAAAAAG TTGACAAGAAGGCAGCCAAAGAAGATAAAACTAGAG AGGACAGAGTTCTCAAAGAGATACAGGCGCCAGCAAAGAAAG AAAAACCTGCTGAGAAGAAAGTTGCCAaggaggagaaaataaaag caGAGCCTTCTGTATCAGACAGCTTTCAAATGGAAG AAGAGCTGCCCTACTTCCAGTGTTTCTTTGTGGACGAGGACGAGGCCCAGTTTCCTTTCTACGCCTTCTCACCGCTGCACATTTGA
- the LOC117936123 gene encoding neurofilament heavy polypeptide-like isoform X11, with protein sequence MQLVPLLKKEYVNVLKTEVPDISKVKAKTEHAKKVALHKEPKKEQKEKIEAKAAKPEVPKEKTKAAPSKKEAVVQKEKAKPVVLKKEQEETPRNVSLVKQQAKRVPLKKEVKAPKEKVKVVSAKKASEVSNQKLKLAVTKREPAPLKTRPARFVKEAEVPQKNVTITKEKVKVVPLKKGAEVLKEKKVKPVPSSKEAVVKEKAKVSKKELEEKRVLDKKAPEVAKEKPKPAHEKRVDKKAAKEDKTREDRVLKEIQAPAKKEKPAEKKVAKEEKIKAEPSVSDSFQMEEELPYFQCFFVDEDEAQFPFYAFSPLHI encoded by the exons ATGCAGCTAGTTCCTCTCCTGAAAAAGGAGTATGTGAATGTTCTAAAAACAG AAGTTCCTGACATTTCTAAGGTGAAAGCCAAAACAGAACATGCTAAGAAAG TGGCCCTTCACAAGGAGCCCAAGAaggaacaaaaggaaaagattGAAGCCAAAGCCGCCAAACCAG AGGTTCCAAAGGAGAAGACCAAAGCGGCTCCTTCTAAGAAAG AAGCTGTtgttcaaaaagaaaaggccaaACCAGTCGTCTTGAAAAAAG AACAAGAGGAGACTCCCAGAAATGTCTCTCTGGTTAAACAGCAAGCCAAAAGAGTGCCTTTGAAAAAAG aaGTCAAAGCACCCAAAGAGAAAGTGAAGGTGGTTTCTGCAAAGAAAG CATCCGAGGTGTCAAACCAGAAGCTTAAACTAGCTGTGACAAAGAGAG AACCCGCTCCACTCAAGACAAGGCCAGCCCGTTTTGTCAAAG AAGCAGAagtaccacaaaaaaatgtcacaattacAAAGGAGAAGGTGAAGGTTGTGCCACTGAAGAAAG GAGCTGAGGTTCTCAAGGAAAAGAAGGTCAAGCCAGTCCCTTCCTCAAAAG aagctgttgtgaaagaaaaggcaaaagtCTCAAAGAAAG AACTTGAGGAAAAGCGGGTTCTCGACAAAAAAG CACCTGAAGTTGCAAAAGAGAAGCCTAAGCCAGCTCATGAGAAGCGAG TTGACAAGAAGGCAGCCAAAGAAGATAAAACTAGAG AGGACAGAGTTCTCAAAGAGATACAGGCGCCAGCAAAGAAAG AAAAACCTGCTGAGAAGAAAGTTGCCAaggaggagaaaataaaag caGAGCCTTCTGTATCAGACAGCTTTCAAATGGAAG AAGAGCTGCCCTACTTCCAGTGTTTCTTTGTGGACGAGGACGAGGCCCAGTTTCCTTTCTACGCCTTCTCACCGCTGCACATTTGA